The segment cgaagcccatggacaaaggagcttagggggctgcagtccatggggtcgtaaagagtcagacacgattgaagggACGGCATGTATGCATGCAAGAAGGAGGTTTAGTTTCTGTCTTTTCACTCATTCAATAAACGTTAAGTATTTTTGCCCATTGCCAGGACACATACTAAAGGATATAGTTttagatggtaacaataaccctgtatacaagacagcaaaagagacactgatgtatagaacagtcttttggactctgtgggagagggagagggtgggatgatttgggagaatggcattgaaacgtgtataatatcatatatgaaatgagtcgccagtccaggttcgatgcacgatactggatgcttggggctggtgcactgggacgacccagagggatggtatggggagggaggagggaggagggttcaggatggggaacacatgtacacctgtggaaGATTcgttttgatatatggcaaaaccaatacaatattgtaaagttaaataaaataaaatttaaaaaaaaatgcacttgaTAAAAGCTTCACCCTGATGAAGCTTACACTCTTgtgagaaacagtagaaacaaatgGATTGAAATGGACTAgtgtataaaattaaaaggaagaataATTTAACTTAATTGGAGAACGTGatcttcagaaataaaatatatttcttgtgAAGACTGAGCTCTTTATCACTAGAAATAATTGTCTAGAAACTcatggaaactttaaaaatgttctctaAAATCTTACCATATCAGAGAGAGGATAATTCGAAAAgtttaagtgttagtcgctcagtcgtgcccaactctttgtgaccccatggactgtagcccaccaagttcctctgtctatgggattctccaggcaagaatactagagtgggttgccatttcctcctccaggggatcttcccaacccagggatcaaacccaggtctctggcagtGCAGACAGATTCTGTACCATGTGAGATACCAGGGAGGATAATTTAGACAATTCTTAAGctactttcctggagaagggaatgccaactcactccattattcttgcctggagaatgccgtggacagaggagcctggtgggccacagtccatggggtcgcaaagagttggacacacacacacacacacacacacatgcgataatttccaggcttctctggtggctcagacagtaatgaatctgtctgcaatgcagggggcctgggttcgatccctgcggacagtccctggagaagggaatggcagcccattccagtatgtttgagtggagaatttcaaggacagaggagcttggctgggttggaaaagagtcagagacaaatgagcagctaacactttcacttttcacaaggTACTTTTCAACTCATGAATTCTATGATTCACTATTCAAGGGGCTCAGTATCCACAACAGGATTATTTAGTTTATTGATCTATTATATAGCTGTGGGAGAAATTTACCATCAAACTAATTGCCTGGCCCAGTGGCTAAAAAttcgtgctcccaatgcagggggcccagattccatccctggtcagggaactagatcccacatacctcaactAAGCGTTCATATGTTGCAGCTAAAACAATTCATGTGCCACACCTAAGACCTGGTGCTTCCAAGTAAATAaatcattcagtcactaagtcgtgtctgactttttgcaaccccgtgaactgcagcaagccaggcttccctgtccttcaccatctcctggagttacTCAAAGTCGTGTCCAGttagtcagtgatgtcatccagtcatcttatcctTAGTCAccctctttttctgccttcagtcttccacagcatcagagtcttttccaataattcagctcttcgaatcagaaggccaaaatattggagcttcagcttcagcatcattccttccaataaatactcagggtagatttcctttctgtccaagggattctcaagagtcttctctatcaccacagtttgaaagcatcagttctttggtgctcagccttcttgatggttcaactctcacatctgtacacgactactggaaaaatcctagctttgactatacagacctctgtcagcgaagtgaagtctctgctttttaatacactgtctagttttgttatagcttttctttcaaggagcaagcctcttaatttcacggctgcagtctccatctgcagtaattttggagcccaagaaaataaaatctgtcactgtatttactaataaataattttttttgttaataaaaacatttattttgcattttatacaGAACAACCTGAAGTCTGCATCATGACAGTTACCCAGGGGTTTACAGACAGTATTATCCATCTCAACAGCatggttctggggattaggaatCCACACAAACACAGGCAGGAGTTGCAAGGGAGGAAGGGGGGCACAGCAGGAGTgtatttttaatcctttcttAAAAAGGCAGTAAAACCTTCTGAGTCACTTGAAACCTGTGCATATGGGGATTCTAAAACAAACAGTGTACTGTGAGCTCTTGGGGAAGGGACAGGATAAGAACCTTGATAAATAAAGGGATATTGGCTTGTGGcaggggatgaggagggaggtttACTATTTATAATGTCCTCAGCCCCAGCACCCGATAGTCAAAGGAGACCATGTCCAATCTTAAAAATCATTTCCCTGTTCAGAAAGAGGTACTAGTACTCCTGGGATCAGGCCATGAAGATATCATGCTGGTCTTTCCTAAGTCCCTGTTCTATAGCCCATAGcatattaaaggggaaaaaaaaaaaggtcagaggGTAGTGGTTTGTGTTCCAAGGAAGTAAAAACTTAGTTCACATTAAGCACTGATAAAGCCAAATAACTAGGAAAGACCACATGATAGACAGTGCTGTATATACCTGCTGAAAAGAGGTCTCTAGGAAGGACCAGTAGGGAAGGTCCACAGCAACCTTGGCTTGAGGTGCAGCAGGTATAGAAAGTCTGGAAAGAGGTGAGTATTCAAGTAATGGGGAATAGAACACTCCTAGATCTTAATTTTAataggataatttttaaaaagaaaaataagaaaaataaaaaccaaatattgGTTGCCAGTCAACAACAAATACCATGGCCTTTATGATCATCTGGTagcttaaccaaaaaaaaaaaaaaaggccacaccATCACCCAATAGATCTTGCTAGGAAGTGTCTGTGTGCATGGGAGAAGTTAATGGGGCTTAGTACAGCTGACAATCCAACATGATTCCTATGGAAACAGAAGGGGTAGAGTCCTGGTTTGCTGGCCTATTAAAGGGTGGACAGAGTAGAACCAAAAGTTCTGAAGTGATGGCAAATTCTCTGCAACTAGCTTTGACCTAGGGAAAGAGGAGCCAGATTCCCACTCTGAAGATGGGGGTGAGGTGAAACCTAACCCACACTACATGCATTAGTCCTGGTCATCCTACAGTTGGTGGGCAACTCACACCAGGCAGGGGAAAGGAGCTGGTCAGGGAAGAACGggttacttttcttcttttaaaaatcttaatttatattttaacctCAGACTTATCATCAGTGCCTCAGATACAATTTAATCTTAAGTCTTTAAAAGCCCCGAAACaaaagtatacttttttttttttaaagatccctCACTCTCTGGTGGATAGTTTCCTCCCCATCTTCAGTTTCACCCTGACTTAGAGTCCACAAACTTCATCAGACCGTCTGTGCTCATGGACTTGGGTCTCTCTAGAGGGAAGCCTAGGGCTCGGCTCCAAATGAGCTGTGCTAATACACCTAGTGCCCGTGATACCCCAAACAGGACTGTGTAGTAATTCATCTCCATCATGCCGTAGTACTGGAACAGCACCCCGCTGTGAGCATCTACAATGGGCCACGGATTCTTTGCCTTGCCCTGCTCTAGGAGGATATTGGGCACAATCTTGTACAGCTGAGCAACCAGCTTAAACATGGGGTCCTGAGGCAGGTGTTTCAGAGCAAACTCTCATTGACAGGTATATCGTGGATCAGTCTTCCTTAGTATTGCATGGCCATAGCCCGGGACAACCCGTCCTGAGTTGAGTGTGTTCCAGATGTAGTCTCGTAACTTCTCATCTGACACATCTTTGCCAACTTCCTTCTGAAGTTGTGTCAGCCAAACAAGCACTTCCTGATTTGCCAGTCCATGCAGGGGCCCTGCCAGCCCATTCATGGCTGCTGCAAAGGACAAATAGGGGTCTGAAAGGGCACTGCCCACCAAGTGGCTGGTGTGGGCACTTACATTGCCACCTTCAtggtcactgtggatggtgaggtACAAGCGCATGAGCTCCGTGAACTGAGCGTCAGTATAGCCTAACATGTTGGTGAAATTGTGGGACCAGTCCAGCTTAGGGTCAATGGCCCCAATACTGCTGCCCTCTCGGTACAGGTTCCAGTAGATCTTTGCCGCAACACAAGGAAGCTTTGCGATCAGATCCATACAGTCTTCGTAAATCAACTCCCAGTACTTGGTTCAGTTGATACCCTCTGAATATGCTCGGGCAAAGTTACTTTCACTGTTGAGAGCTGTAACAGCTGCACTGAGCTGAGACATGGGGTGTAGATTAGTGGGAAAGTTGTCCAGCATGGTGACCACGTGGGAAGGCAGAGCTGCCCTCTTTGCCCACTCCTGTGAGAGCCAAGATACCTGTTCCTCTGTTGGGATTTGTCCAGTTACCAGCAGCCAAAATAAGCCCTCTGGCAAGGGTTCTTCGCCCCCTTTAGCCTTTGGCAGCAGTTTCTGGCATTCAGGGATGCTGTAGCCTCTAAAACGGATGCCCTCATCAGGATCAAGAACTGATGTTTCATATACCAATCCCTTCATGCCTCGCATGCCACCATACATCATGTCCAGTGATCTGGCCCACCACCGTCTTGCCATGTTGCTGCCTGAAGGCCTTCACTCTGGTCTGCTCCTTAGGTATCACATCAGCCAATATGTCTTTCAAATTCGTGGAAGTGCTTCTTCCAcgaatttaaataaatatttttaaaaaataattgcctaACACCTATAAACTGCAGCCCAGTCTCTCTCCTATTATTAAAAGACAATATATGATACAATTTGAACATTGGCAAGTCTGGCTTTTTACTGGCTGTGAAGCAGTTTAATCAGTaatctgcaattaaaaaaaaaatgattgtatATACCCCACTCtgcccgaaaaaaaaaaaaaaaatctgcaagaaagcttttcattgcttttttaaaaataccagaaTTGAGCAAGCTGTGGAAATCCTCCAGGACTATGGCTTTGGAGGAGTTATCCTTCACTATGAGTCACAGTACAGATTTTTACTGAAGTCTATTTGATATGATCTCTGATTTATATTGTGCTTGGGAATCCACTTAATGGGGGCTCCTGACAAATGACACCCAGCTTTATTTGTGACAATTGCCAGAGGGATAGTCTGCATGATGCATTCTGATAGCTCctaataaatgataaatgtggCATTGAGTTTGAGTGTGCATAGCACACCTGGCTCCGCAAACCCACACAGCTGTTGACAGGTGAGAACACTTGTTTACCTGTGTTACTGGCATTTGCTCATGTGAGCCATCTTCCTGGGTTTACCACCGCTGCTAAATGAGGCAAACTTATCTTCATAGCCGTGTTCCCAGTGTCTGTGCTTTCCTGCCCTGCTTAATTTAGAAGAAATCGGTGTAATTGAAGAGTGACTTTCTTACAGCTCATTTTGGTTTGATCTTCCCAGGAGTGGGGACTTGGTTTCCAGGGCACATATCTGTTTACTCTGGGGTTTCTGCCAAAGAAGAGAGTCTGCCATACCAGCAATGCATTTGCAATGATCAGACCTTGCTGGAGGGAAGCGTTCATGAATTGGAAAACTGCCTGAATGTATCCAGGAAGAAAGTTCAGAGAGTGGAGACGAAGGGAACTCTTTCTCCCTCGAGCATTTTACAGCATATTACGGTTTAGATTCATCTGGCAAAGTTTAAAATCAATGGTCTCTCCCTGGGTAATATTTTCTTTGCAACAATTCTACCTCTATACCCTCGAGGATCAGGGTTTCATGTTGGTTATAGGAGTTAAACTTCACCTAAgctttcagggggaaaaaaaggatactCAAAGGGTTTTTGATACAAATTCCTGTAGCTGTACTGTGAATGTTGTTGGCATGGAGACAATTTGACAGTATTTGGGTTCTCTTTGACAGCCGACACCAGCAGTACACGATTCCCCTCTGTCACTGAGGAGGTGTTCCCAGGTCTGAACGTGACTTGTCATTGGTACAGACCTCAGTGTACAAAGACACTGCTGAAGTGAAACCAGTTTGCCCTTATCTGGGAGGAGGGCACCCAACAGGCTCAAACGGAATTGGATCCGTTAGGTTGTGAGGGGTGAACGGATGAGGGGAGCAAAGTTCAACATCCCTCGTAGACCATAATTAAGGAGCAAAGAGCAGGGCAGAGAACACTTGGCTAAGAACAACTCTCCCGCAGCCCCATGTGACAGGCTTCTGTACATTATTTAATCATGTAGGTCTCACTAAAACTGAAAGAACATTCCTTcatcaagcaaaaaaaaatttaataattttatccaTATTTTAAGGACAACTGTTATGAATAATTAAATCAGGTGATGCTTTGACAAGCCAGATCTATATGCCAGGCctatacatgtgtgctcagtcatgtctgactctgtgagaccccaggtactgtagccccccaggtgcatgcctctgtccatggcactttgcaggcaagaatactggagcaggttgccatttcctcctccaggggatcttcctgacccagggatccaacccatatcACCCGcatctccctcattggcaggcatatttttcagcacagcgccacctgggaagcccattggcaATCCAGAGATgattctactgaaaaaaaaaaaaaaaatcacaaaagagttgaCTACATAAAGGGAGACCCTCAATAGCAAACCAGGTTTCTTAACCAAATGTAATCTTGTTATCTCTGGGCCACTTCTTTCTTAGCAATGGTCATTAATCCTTTATACAGTGCTATTTTCCTGATGTTATTAAATCACCATAGATGATTAAGATCAAATATTAGAACCTACTTATAAAAGAACAGTCAGTTGTTCTTGTTCTGAAGCCAAACTTAGGATCCTCTCATGTTCTTTATAATTAGTCTCTTGGCTCATAGCTTTGCTTCCTCTCTGCTGTTTCAGAGGCTGGTGTCACTGTGAGAAAGACGGGCAGGCCTCATCTTGAGTACACTCTGCTTGGTGATGGCAGGGTTCTAGGGAAGAAACCACACTGTAGGCTGACTTTTAATTGCAAAATTCCTTACAGttatttctcctttgtctctCAGTTAATGCTGGTGTTACAGTATAAACAAACTCACCTAGGACATTGTCAGCAGAGCATCCCATCGCTTTCCTGAATTGACTACATTCTCAGGGAGTAAGCCGAGCAATTTCTGACACCCCGGGGTGACTTTTCCAGGTACTAATTAAACCCTGTTGGAAGGTAATGTAGAAGGATCCTCGGGGTGTTGATTGAGATTCTGTAGAGCTGAGTACCTGAAAATTACATCGACTTATAGAAATAGAGAAACtttgagggctttccaggtgggacagtgagaaagaatccacctgcaatgcaggagacaaaagagatgtgggttcaatccctgggttgggaagatctggagaaggaa is part of the Bos indicus x Bos taurus breed Angus x Brahman F1 hybrid chromosome 10, Bos_hybrid_MaternalHap_v2.0, whole genome shotgun sequence genome and harbors:
- the LOC113899665 gene encoding LOW QUALITY PROTEIN: citrate synthase, mitochondrial-like (The sequence of the model RefSeq protein was modified relative to this genomic sequence to represent the inferred CDS: inserted 2 bases in 1 codon; substituted 2 bases at 2 genomic stop codons), with product MKLNEEEKREDRHAQGVRRDKKQTKVKFNSYNQHETLILEGIEKPQSKQICALETKSPLLGRSNQNELSTSTNLKDILADVIPKEQTRVKAFRQQHGKTVVGQITXDMMYGGMRGMKGLVYETSVLDPDEGIRFRGYSIPECQKLLPKAKGGEEPLPEGLFWLLVTGQIPTEEQVSWLSQEWAKRAALPSHVVTMLDNFPTNLHPMSQLSAAVTALNSESNFARAYSEGINXTKYWELIYEDCMDLIAKLPCVAAKIYWNLYREGSSIGAIDPKLDWSHNFTNMLGYTDAQFTELMRLYLTIHSDHEGGNVSAHTSHLVGSALSDPYLSFAAAMNGLAGPLHGLANQEVLVWLTQLQKEVGKDVSDEKLRDYIWNTLNSGRVVPGYGHAILRKTDPRYTCQXEFALKHLPQDPMFKLVAQLYKIVPNILLEQGKAKNPWPIVDAHSGVLFQYYGMMEMNYYTVLFGVSRALGVLAQLIWSRALGFPLERPKSMSTDGLMKFVDSKSG